A part of Salvelinus alpinus chromosome 5, SLU_Salpinus.1, whole genome shotgun sequence genomic DNA contains:
- the LOC139576835 gene encoding leucine-rich repeat transmembrane neuronal protein 4 isoform X2, with product MGSLMRRRWLMIPLLVQGWLLASPISVRERACPQSCRCDGKIVYCESNAFRDVPNNVSVGCQGLSLRYNSLVNLRASQFSGLSQLVWLYLDHNYINTVDSQAFHGVRRLKELILSSNKITQLQNNTFHTVPNLRNLDLSYNKLQALQPSQFQGMRKLLSLHLRSNSLKTVPMRVFQDLRNLEFLDLGYNRLRSLTRNAFAGLLKLIELHLEHNQFSKINFSHFPRLTNLRALYLQWNRIKSINQGLTWTWTSLQKLDLSGNELQVVDASTYQCLPNLQTLNLDSNKLSNMSQETVDSWISLTTISLAGNVWYCSPTICPLVAWLRNFKGNKETTMICAGPKEAQGEKVIDAVETFSICKVTPTTPFVSTTASLNIPSQPELLPLPTLLRVEEELTRSATTIPSPSGVSPTTPEQDFEYVSLHKIIAGCVALFLSVAIILLVIYVSWKRYPNSIKQLQQRSMVKKRRKNVRETESTLSSPLQEYYVDYKPANSATMDVLVNGTGPYTYTISGSRECEV from the exons ATGG GATCCCTGATGCGACGTAGATGGCTCATGATCCCATTGTTGGTGCAGGGCTGGCTGCTAGCGTCTCCAATCAGTGTTCGTGAGCGAGCCTGTCCTCAAAGCTGTAGATGTGATGGGAAAATAGTATACTGTGAGTCCAATGCCTTCCGGGATGTGCCAAACAATGTGTCTGTGGGATGCCAGGGCCTCTCTCTGCGTTACAACAGTTTAGTGAATCTCAGAGCTAGTCAGTTCTCAGGCCTCAGTCAGCTTGTTTGGCTTTATCTCGACCACAACTACATTAATACAGTGGACAGCCAAGCCTTCCATGGGGTACGGAGGCTCAAGGAGTTGATTCTCAGCTCTAACAAGATCACACAGCTACAAAACAACACTTTCCATACTGTCCCTAACTTACGCAATCTTGACCTTTCTTACAACAAGCTGCAGGCCCTCCAGCCCAGTCAATTTCAGGGCATGCGGAAGTTGCTTAGTCTCCACTTGCGGTCCAACTCCCTGAAAACGGTCCCAATGCGTGTTTTTCAGGATTTGCGCAATTTGGAGTTCCTCGATCTTGGTTACAATCGATTGCGAAGCCTGACTCGAAATGCTTTTGCTGGACTGCTCAAGTTGATCGAGCTTCATTTGGAACACAATCAATTCTCAAAGATCAACTTTTCTCACTTTCCCCGCCTCACCAACCTGCGGGCACTCTATTTGCAATGGAACCGAATTAAGTCAATAAACCAGGGTCTAACCTGGACGTGGACGTCCTTGCAAAAACTGGATCTTTCTGGAAATGAACTGCAAGTTGTGGATGCCAGTACGTACCAATGTCTCCCCAACCTACAGACCCTGAACCTGGACTCCAATAAGCTTAGCAACATGTCCCAGGAGACAGTGGATAGCTGGATCTCCCTCACCACCATCAGCCTCGCTGGTAATGTGTGGTACTGTAGCCCTACCATCTGCCCCTTAGTGGCATGGTTGAGGAACTTCAAGGGGAACAAGGAGACCACTATGATTTGTGCTGGGCCTAAGGAGGCCCAGGGAGAGAAAGTGATCGATGCAGTAGAGACATTTAGTATCTGTAAGGTCACTCCCACCACCCCTTTTGTCTCAACCACAGCCTCCCTCAACATCCCATCTCAGCCTGAGCTCCTGCCCCTTCCCACGTTGCTCAGGGTTGAGGAGGAGTTGACTCGCAGTGCTACGACCATTCCGTCTCCTTCAGGGGTCTCCCCTACCACCCCAGAGCAGGACTTTGAGTATGTGTCTCTCCATAAAATTATTGCTGGCTGTGTGGCACTTTTCCTGTCGGTGGCTATAATTCTCCTGGTTATTTATGTGTCCTGGAAGCGCTACCCCAACAGCATTAAGCAGCTCCAGCAGCGCTCCATGGTCAAAAAGCGGCGAAAAAATGTGCGGGAAACAGAAAGCACTCTCAGCTCACCTCTGCAAGAGTATTATGTGGACTACAAACCTGCAAACTCTGCAACTATGGATGTGCTGGTTAATGGGACTGGAccctacacatacacaatctcagGCTCCAGAGAATGTGAGGTATGA